A part of Microbacterium atlanticum genomic DNA contains:
- a CDS encoding trimeric intracellular cation channel family protein, translated as MNEPVFIIPLWADLTAVGLGGVQGALFASGFRGERRLDLLGVAIIGVVVGMGGGLIRDLLLNVTPTTLQSNWYLLTATGAALFGMLLAGVFQRLNALIVGLDAVVIGMFGAFGTSKALALGLPLVPAVFVGVCAAVGGGILRDMIMGLPVAIMHVGSLYAVAAAAGCLVLAASHELGLDIVAASAIGIAVTAVIRLLAVIFDISLPEQRALYRRKVAVETSAIPIAKP; from the coding sequence GTGAACGAGCCGGTCTTCATCATCCCGCTGTGGGCAGACCTCACGGCCGTCGGCCTCGGCGGTGTGCAGGGGGCGCTGTTCGCCTCCGGCTTCCGGGGGGAGCGCCGACTCGACCTGCTCGGCGTGGCGATCATCGGCGTCGTGGTGGGCATGGGCGGCGGTCTCATCCGCGACCTGCTGCTGAACGTCACCCCCACCACGCTGCAGAGCAACTGGTATCTGCTGACCGCGACCGGCGCGGCGCTGTTCGGGATGCTCCTGGCCGGTGTCTTCCAGCGCCTCAACGCCCTCATCGTGGGCCTCGACGCCGTCGTCATCGGCATGTTCGGCGCCTTCGGCACCAGCAAGGCGCTCGCGCTCGGACTCCCCCTCGTGCCCGCCGTCTTCGTGGGGGTGTGCGCGGCGGTGGGCGGCGGCATCCTGCGGGACATGATCATGGGACTGCCGGTGGCGATCATGCATGTCGGCTCGCTGTACGCGGTGGCCGCGGCTGCCGGATGCCTCGTGCTGGCCGCCTCGCATGAGCTCGGGCTGGACATCGTCGCGGCGTCGGCGATCGGCATCGCCGTGACCGCTGTCATCCGCCTGCTCGCCGTGATCTTCGACATCTCGCTGCCCGAGCAGCGCGCGCTCTATCGTCGCAAGGTCGCGGTCGAGACCTCGGCGATCCCGATCGCCAAGCCCTGA
- a CDS encoding dynamin family protein, with protein sequence MPEGDEESTDAAAQARGRLISAVDVVRGRLTAAALPLEGTGVSEARARRHEVLAQIDDYLLPRLRSDGAPLLVVVGGSTGAGKSTLVNSVLGAMLSSPGVLRPTTRSPVLVHHPADAPWFAPERVLPTLTRVHTSAVAAGEPPATDRDGTPAPGVRALRLAPFAGMPPGLALLDAPDIDSVEVANRELAAQLLAAADLWLFVTTGARYADAVPWDLLGAAAARHAQLALVLDRVDPGSEAVVADLQRMMREHGLGDAPLFVIPEARLDENGLLPEGAVADVSGWLTDLGGSADARDDVALATRDGVVDDLVEAARRLADAADAQAASAARLRQIVEAAYAEAASHISEATTDGAMLRGEVLSRWQDFVGASTVMRSMERGVSRARDAVVSFFRGGEPDAQPVELAIAHGLEAITIDAIETARERVRSAWRSDPAGSGILVDAGATAGVTGVSTAELRSAIGAQIRAWQGDVLAIVQEQGADRRGLARGLSFGVNGLGVALMLVVFGSTGGLTGIEVGVAGGTAILAQKVLEAVFGDDAVRRLASEASDRLTRRLGSLLEADASIASTAVAALAVSDSAGDELRDAAAELQRAAAQERLARVARSARGTSPAPALRGAHLRAVGMAERGIPSDAGDAATPAPIPTPAQERRRPGFWRRLLGGEG encoded by the coding sequence ATGCCCGAGGGCGACGAGGAGAGCACGGATGCCGCGGCCCAGGCCCGCGGGCGCCTCATCAGCGCCGTCGACGTCGTGCGCGGCCGACTCACCGCCGCGGCGCTCCCGCTGGAGGGAACCGGCGTCTCCGAGGCGCGGGCGCGCCGGCACGAGGTCCTCGCGCAGATCGACGACTACCTCCTGCCCCGGCTCCGGTCGGACGGAGCTCCGCTCCTCGTCGTCGTCGGCGGGTCGACCGGCGCCGGGAAGTCGACCCTCGTCAACTCCGTGCTGGGAGCCATGCTCAGTTCCCCGGGCGTCCTGCGACCCACGACCCGGTCGCCGGTCCTCGTGCATCACCCCGCCGATGCGCCATGGTTCGCGCCCGAGCGCGTGCTTCCCACCCTGACCCGCGTCCACACCTCGGCCGTCGCCGCGGGTGAGCCGCCGGCGACCGACCGCGACGGCACCCCGGCCCCCGGCGTGCGCGCGCTCCGGCTCGCGCCGTTCGCCGGCATGCCGCCGGGGCTCGCGCTCCTGGACGCACCCGACATCGATTCCGTGGAGGTCGCCAACCGCGAGCTCGCAGCCCAGCTGCTCGCGGCGGCCGACCTCTGGCTGTTCGTCACGACGGGAGCGCGATACGCCGACGCCGTCCCGTGGGATCTGCTGGGCGCGGCCGCAGCCCGCCACGCGCAGCTCGCCCTGGTGCTGGATCGGGTCGACCCCGGCAGCGAGGCCGTCGTCGCGGATCTGCAGCGGATGATGCGCGAGCACGGCCTGGGCGACGCGCCGCTCTTCGTCATCCCTGAGGCGCGCCTCGACGAAAACGGACTCCTCCCCGAGGGGGCGGTCGCCGACGTGTCGGGCTGGCTGACCGATCTCGGCGGCAGCGCGGACGCCCGCGACGACGTGGCGCTGGCCACACGTGACGGGGTGGTGGACGATCTCGTCGAGGCCGCGCGGCGCCTCGCCGACGCGGCAGACGCCCAGGCGGCCTCCGCCGCACGCCTGCGGCAGATCGTCGAAGCGGCCTACGCCGAGGCTGCGTCGCACATCTCGGAGGCGACCACCGACGGCGCCATGCTTCGCGGCGAGGTCCTCAGCCGATGGCAGGACTTCGTGGGCGCCAGCACCGTCATGCGGTCGATGGAGCGTGGTGTGAGCCGGGCGCGTGACGCCGTCGTCTCATTCTTCCGAGGCGGAGAGCCCGACGCGCAGCCGGTCGAGCTCGCGATCGCGCACGGGCTCGAGGCCATCACGATCGACGCGATCGAGACGGCGCGGGAGCGGGTGCGCTCGGCGTGGCGCAGCGACCCCGCCGGTTCCGGCATCCTCGTCGACGCGGGTGCGACCGCGGGGGTGACGGGCGTCAGCACCGCCGAACTCCGCTCGGCGATCGGCGCGCAGATCCGCGCCTGGCAGGGTGACGTCCTCGCCATCGTGCAGGAGCAGGGCGCGGACCGGCGCGGCCTCGCCCGAGGGCTGAGCTTCGGCGTCAACGGACTGGGCGTGGCGCTCATGCTCGTCGTGTTCGGCAGCACCGGAGGCTTGACCGGGATCGAGGTGGGCGTGGCGGGCGGAACGGCCATCCTGGCCCAGAAGGTGCTGGAAGCCGTCTTCGGTGACGACGCCGTCCGGCGGCTCGCTTCCGAGGCCTCGGATCGCCTCACCCGGCGGCTGGGCTCGCTCCTGGAGGCGGACGCCTCGATCGCGTCGACCGCCGTGGCGGCGCTTGCCGTCTCGGACTCGGCGGGAGACGAACTGCGCGACGCCGCGGCCGAGCTGCAGCGGGCCGCTGCGCAGGAGCGTCTCGCGCGCGTGGCGCGATCGGCACGTGGCACGAGCCCGGCCCCGGCCCTTCGCGGGGCGCACCTTCGCGCCGTCGGAATGGCCGAGCGCGGCATTCCCTCCGATGCCGGCGACGCGGCGACCCCGGCGCCGATCCCGACGCCGGCGCAGGAGCGCAGGAGACCCGGGTTCTGGCGGCGGCTGCTCGGCGGTGAGGGCTGA
- a CDS encoding GTPase family protein: MARTTLAQRTADLSTATSSAEGRIADDALASARRVLQRAGERSQLSAEHTVVALAGGTGTGKSTLFNLLAGSDLARTSRQRPTTAFPLAAVAESADIAAGSTSLLEWLGVQERHDVDVSRARPDGLVLLDLPDHDSVVAEHRLRADRVTERADLLVWVTNPQKYADAVLHSRYLLPLAGHEDSVVVVLNQLDRLTREEAEACLADLRRIVQADGLRAQVIGTSARTRDGVPQLEGLIARAVERREAATARLVADVRHAASGLLAALPGTAPDTRALEDARRSLIGALEHAAGVPLVVDAVRGSSTRDGIARTGWPPTRWVRTLRADPLRTLGLRRPERPGVVQAPASAELIRSSLPTASPAVRAQIASAARAYVAAAASALPAAARERVNGRVVAASADVVDALDRAVIRTVEVRRPRWWSLVDVVQWLLVTVAVAGGAWLGVLALLDYLRMPTADLSPTLGVGAFEVPWPTLLLVAGAVAGILLALVAGAAVRAGARRRAARIADGLRDSVAAVAQDEILGEVDAELTALATAREAAARAAR, encoded by the coding sequence ATGGCGCGCACGACGCTCGCGCAGCGCACTGCCGACCTCAGCACAGCGACCAGCTCCGCCGAGGGCCGGATCGCCGACGACGCCCTCGCGTCCGCACGGAGGGTGCTCCAGCGCGCGGGGGAGCGCTCGCAGCTGTCGGCGGAGCACACCGTCGTCGCCCTCGCCGGAGGGACGGGGACGGGGAAGTCGACGCTGTTCAACCTGCTCGCCGGGTCCGACCTGGCCCGGACGAGCCGGCAGCGACCGACGACGGCCTTCCCGCTCGCCGCCGTCGCCGAATCGGCTGACATCGCCGCGGGCTCCACCTCCCTCCTCGAATGGCTGGGGGTGCAGGAGCGACACGATGTCGACGTCTCGCGCGCGCGTCCGGACGGCCTGGTCCTGCTCGACCTGCCCGACCACGACTCGGTCGTCGCCGAGCATCGGCTGCGGGCCGACCGCGTGACCGAGCGCGCCGACCTGCTGGTGTGGGTGACGAACCCGCAGAAGTACGCCGACGCCGTCCTGCACTCCCGCTATCTTCTTCCTCTCGCCGGGCACGAGGACTCGGTGGTCGTCGTGCTCAACCAGCTGGACCGCCTCACTCGCGAGGAGGCGGAGGCGTGCCTCGCCGACCTCCGGCGTATCGTGCAGGCCGACGGGCTGCGCGCACAGGTCATCGGCACGTCCGCCCGTACCCGCGACGGCGTACCCCAGCTCGAGGGACTGATCGCCCGCGCCGTCGAGCGACGGGAAGCGGCCACTGCGCGGCTGGTGGCCGACGTGCGTCATGCCGCGTCGGGCCTCCTGGCCGCCCTTCCCGGCACAGCGCCCGACACGCGTGCGCTCGAGGATGCCCGCCGGAGCCTGATCGGCGCCCTCGAGCACGCGGCGGGTGTTCCGCTCGTCGTCGACGCGGTGCGCGGCTCCAGTACGCGCGACGGAATCGCCCGCACGGGCTGGCCGCCGACGCGGTGGGTGCGCACGCTTCGCGCCGACCCGCTGCGCACCCTGGGGCTGCGTCGTCCGGAGCGCCCAGGAGTCGTGCAGGCGCCCGCGAGTGCGGAACTCATCCGCTCCTCGCTGCCCACGGCCTCTCCCGCGGTGCGTGCACAGATCGCCAGTGCCGCCCGCGCCTATGTCGCCGCGGCCGCGAGCGCTCTCCCCGCGGCCGCCCGAGAACGCGTCAACGGCCGGGTCGTCGCCGCGTCGGCGGACGTCGTCGACGCCCTCGACCGCGCGGTCATCCGCACGGTCGAGGTGCGACGCCCACGATGGTGGAGTCTGGTCGACGTCGTGCAGTGGCTCCTCGTCACCGTGGCTGTGGCGGGGGGCGCGTGGCTCGGGGTGCTCGCGCTTCTGGACTACCTCCGGATGCCGACCGCGGACCTCTCGCCGACCCTCGGCGTGGGCGCTTTCGAGGTGCCATGGCCGACGTTGCTGCTCGTAGCGGGCGCGGTGGCGGGCATCCTGCTCGCCCTCGTTGCCGGCGCTGCGGTCCGTGCCGGCGCTCGCCGACGGGCGGCCCGCATCGCCGACGGACTGCGCGACAGCGTCGCGGCCGTCGCGCAGGACGAGATCTTGGGCGAGGTGGACGCGGAGCTCACCGCGCTCGCGACGGCACGCGAGGCGGCCGCTCGCGCCGCCCGGTGA
- a CDS encoding MarR family winged helix-turn-helix transcriptional regulator, with the protein MSGTRILDTLLALSLVLEADQTRELERRGLTASKTHLLWVVHHRGPATQAQLAEALQVTPRHVTTLVDALEATGFARRTPHPTDRRAVLVDLTDRGRSVMTAMTAEHESLGAELVRGLDAESVAVAADVLDHVLQRLQTLVAEHEARQAERAETS; encoded by the coding sequence ATGTCGGGAACACGCATCTTGGACACCCTCCTGGCCCTCTCCCTCGTCCTGGAAGCGGATCAGACCCGCGAACTCGAGCGGCGCGGACTCACGGCGTCCAAGACCCACCTCTTGTGGGTTGTGCACCACCGCGGGCCGGCGACGCAGGCGCAGCTGGCGGAGGCGCTGCAGGTGACGCCTCGCCATGTGACCACCTTGGTCGACGCGCTGGAGGCCACGGGATTCGCGCGCCGCACGCCGCACCCGACGGACCGCCGGGCGGTACTCGTCGACCTCACCGACCGCGGGCGGTCGGTCATGACGGCGATGACCGCCGAGCACGAATCGCTCGGGGCCGAGCTCGTCCGGGGCCTCGACGCCGAGTCGGTGGCGGTGGCCGCCGATGTGCTCGACCACGTCCTCCAGAGGCTGCAGACGCTGGTCGCGGAGCATGAGGCGCGCCAGGCGGAGCGGGCGGAGACCTCATGA
- the recO gene encoding DNA repair protein RecO: protein MPTFRDEVVVLRTHKLGEADRIVTMLSRRHGKLRAVAKGVRRTSSRFGARLEPFMVADVQLYQGRSLDIVQQAESLGSYGADIAAHYDRYTSAHAMVEAADRLNEAEATSQQYLLLVGGLRALSRGEHASRSVLDSYLLRAMALSGWAPGLGECARCGRTGPHDTFVAQQGGIVCRDCAPTGAARVDRATVSLLQSLMAGEWDAVDAASPGSTAAASGLIAAYAQWHLERGIRSLSHVSAPPQEGTR from the coding sequence GTGCCCACCTTCCGCGACGAAGTCGTGGTCCTGCGCACCCACAAGCTGGGGGAGGCCGACAGGATCGTGACGATGCTGAGCCGTCGGCACGGCAAGCTGCGCGCCGTCGCCAAGGGCGTGCGCCGCACCTCGTCGCGGTTCGGCGCCCGGCTGGAGCCGTTCATGGTCGCCGACGTCCAGCTGTATCAAGGCCGATCGCTGGACATCGTCCAGCAGGCGGAGTCGCTCGGCTCGTACGGCGCGGACATCGCCGCGCACTACGACCGGTACACCTCGGCACATGCGATGGTCGAGGCAGCCGACCGACTGAACGAGGCGGAGGCCACGTCCCAGCAGTACCTCCTCCTCGTCGGCGGACTCCGGGCCCTCTCGCGGGGTGAGCACGCCTCTCGCAGCGTCCTGGACTCGTACCTGCTGCGGGCGATGGCGCTCTCGGGCTGGGCGCCAGGGCTCGGCGAGTGCGCTCGGTGCGGGAGAACCGGGCCTCACGACACCTTCGTCGCCCAGCAGGGCGGCATCGTGTGCCGCGACTGTGCGCCGACCGGAGCCGCCCGGGTGGACCGCGCGACGGTGTCGCTGCTGCAGTCGCTGATGGCGGGGGAGTGGGACGCGGTGGACGCCGCGTCGCCGGGTTCGACCGCGGCCGCCTCGGGACTCATCGCGGCGTACGCCCAGTGGCACCTCGAGCGGGGCATCCGCTCGCTCTCGCACGTCTCGGCACCCCCGCAGGAAGGCACCAGGTGA